From the Microcoleus sp. FACHB-672 genome, one window contains:
- a CDS encoding HMA2 domain-containing protein — MAEQTAQTEQSKIQVVHAIPGRVRLRVTGKDIEPALDILAQQLRQEDGVYEVGTNEATGSAVIAFDANRLPLPHLLEGLQHWGVNVTMTNIESGNAVTASNTQQQTANQKDPFAAWKSPAYWKKQGRSFLPIIAGLMVTRGFGLLGWRALFAYIITANTTRQIIDQLDTETPVMVPAATPKTAATIPTPKSNGKSAPASVETPSVASASASTYKMIHAIPGRVRFGVPRIAEDPQYARRLEKLIESTKGVTGIRVNSQAASIAITYDNRAVTDAEMRLHLAELIQSADEAKDVSYVATASAPTLTVVPPIPQPEPSTPPPPPEPTLTSEMPVSQPAPPATVETDEPADSPPDDLEGSSHDTQEATDEPAQVEPVVLEADQEIELATDEPVEPVALEADQEIEPATNEPAQVKPVSKGGGSKAKKASQKPAKFESALEVVSEEFHAVAAPDEPALPPPALETAIPMSEVVDEPALPPPALETNLKETSNSMPVPEASIKEKASLFYCLKQTARSTFQFLNKGQPLYNALALGWREAGMIRLKAIASLQIDNSPELDLRVE, encoded by the coding sequence ATGGCTGAGCAGACAGCGCAAACCGAACAAAGCAAAATCCAAGTGGTACACGCGATTCCGGGTCGTGTGCGGCTGCGCGTCACCGGCAAGGATATTGAACCGGCATTGGATATCCTAGCGCAACAGCTACGGCAGGAAGACGGTGTTTATGAAGTGGGCACAAATGAGGCAACCGGCAGTGCAGTGATTGCCTTTGATGCCAACCGCCTACCCTTGCCACACTTGTTAGAAGGACTTCAGCATTGGGGAGTAAATGTCACTATGACAAACATCGAAAGTGGTAACGCAGTTACTGCAAGCAACACGCAACAACAGACGGCGAACCAGAAAGATCCGTTTGCGGCGTGGAAGTCACCCGCTTACTGGAAAAAGCAGGGCCGGTCATTCCTCCCCATTATTGCAGGACTAATGGTGACACGAGGGTTCGGGCTGTTAGGCTGGAGAGCGCTGTTTGCCTATATTATTACGGCCAATACCACTCGCCAGATTATTGACCAACTGGACACGGAAACGCCTGTTATGGTGCCGGCAGCCACTCCTAAAACCGCCGCTACCATTCCCACTCCAAAATCGAATGGAAAATCAGCACCGGCATCCGTAGAAACGCCCTCGGTTGCGTCTGCCTCAGCGAGCACCTATAAAATGATCCACGCAATCCCCGGACGAGTGCGGTTTGGGGTGCCTCGCATCGCCGAAGATCCCCAATATGCGCGGCGTCTGGAAAAATTAATAGAATCCACAAAGGGCGTCACCGGCATTCGTGTGAACTCCCAGGCAGCGTCTATTGCGATTACTTATGATAATCGTGCCGTTACCGATGCCGAAATGCGTTTGCATCTTGCGGAACTGATTCAATCTGCCGACGAGGCAAAAGATGTAAGCTACGTCGCTACAGCGTCGGCACCCACCCTCACAGTCGTTCCGCCTATCCCGCAACCGGAACCCTCAACACCACCCCCACCGCCGGAACCTACTCTGACAAGCGAGATGCCTGTGTCACAACCGGCACCCCCAGCAACCGTCGAAACAGATGAGCCGGCAGACTCTCCACCTGATGATTTAGAAGGATCGAGTCACGACACGCAAGAGGCAACCGATGAGCCGGCACAGGTTGAACCTGTTGTTTTAGAAGCTGATCAAGAAATAGAACTGGCAACTGATGAGCCGGTTGAACCCGTGGCTTTAGAAGCTGATCAAGAAATAGAACCGGCAACCAATGAGCCGGCACAGGTTAAACCCGTTTCTAAAGGAGGTGGCAGTAAAGCAAAAAAGGCAAGCCAGAAGCCGGCAAAATTTGAATCGGCGTTAGAAGTTGTTAGTGAAGAATTTCACGCAGTTGCTGCACCCGATGAGCCGGCACTTCCGCCACCTGCCTTAGAAACTGCAATACCAATGTCCGAGGTTGTGGATGAGCCGGCACTTCCGCCACCTGCCTTAGAAACCAATCTTAAAGAGACAAGCAATTCAATGCCGGTGCCTGAAGCATCAATTAAAGAAAAAGCAAGCTTGTTTTATTGCCTCAAGCAAACCGCTCGATCCACATTCCAGTTCTTAAACAAGGGACAACCGCTATACAATGCCTTAGCTTTAGGCTGGAGAGAGGCCGGCATGATTCGCTTAAAAGCGATCGCTTCGCTTCAGATAGACAACTCACCTGAGTTGGATCTCCGAGTTGAGTAA
- a CDS encoding DUF5132 domain-containing protein: MAIKIGDLFEDFGPAGIAAGIGAVILLPVVAGFGKPLAKAAIKGGLAVYEKSKGALAEAGEVFEDLVAEAKAELADEQTNGHIAVVETPHDSISTMHQG, encoded by the coding sequence ATGGCAATAAAGATCGGCGATCTGTTTGAAGATTTTGGCCCAGCCGGCATTGCAGCAGGCATCGGTGCGGTGATTTTGCTTCCAGTCGTAGCCGGTTTTGGCAAACCACTCGCCAAAGCAGCGATCAAAGGCGGCCTTGCCGTTTATGAAAAGAGTAAAGGTGCTCTTGCCGAAGCCGGTGAAGTTTTTGAGGATTTAGTCGCAGAGGCAAAAGCTGAACTCGCTGACGAACAGACAAATGGCCACATAGCCGTCGTTGAAACCCCTCACGATAGCATCTCTACGATGCATCAAGGGTGA
- a CDS encoding opioid growth factor receptor-related protein, with the protein MLKILEAPAEPILAQKSFSVSGTADASDAGKTVFLTIDRQVKLTGPVITSAGTWQIEIAFLQPGNHNLEITLDGDKVELPIRVIAEVLVGFYLGQQPDSEGRTIQEIWSWNYQKLENKHDYIQWLFPLQERSRYNRKAPILNDEIIQEFRTNSILKTHLLKSLKVMLGFYGLQCLESESKNIEITQSHNYGERKQEWINPGNHNYLRLTRILTCLKLLGLDNYAKALFDCLEKIYEEESKRIGSETFNYWRNAIR; encoded by the coding sequence ATGCTGAAAATCTTGGAAGCGCCGGCTGAACCAATTCTTGCTCAAAAAAGTTTTTCTGTTTCTGGAACTGCCGATGCCAGTGATGCCGGTAAGACTGTCTTTTTAACCATTGATCGCCAAGTTAAGCTCACAGGGCCGGTTATCACATCCGCAGGAACTTGGCAAATTGAGATCGCCTTCCTACAACCGGGCAATCACAATCTGGAAATTACCCTTGATGGGGATAAAGTCGAGTTACCAATTCGGGTGATTGCCGAAGTTCTCGTAGGGTTTTATCTTGGGCAACAACCCGACTCGGAAGGGCGAACGATTCAAGAAATTTGGTCATGGAATTACCAAAAGCTTGAAAATAAACATGATTATATTCAATGGCTTTTCCCGCTGCAAGAAAGAAGCCGGTATAACCGAAAAGCGCCGATACTCAATGATGAAATTATTCAAGAATTCAGAACTAATTCAATTTTGAAAACTCATTTATTGAAATCGCTGAAAGTTATGCTCGGTTTCTACGGTTTACAATGCCTTGAGTCTGAAAGCAAGAATATAGAAATCACGCAGTCTCATAATTACGGCGAAAGAAAACAAGAATGGATTAATCCGGGGAATCACAACTACCTTCGCTTAACCCGAATTTTAACTTGTTTAAAACTTCTGGGATTGGATAACTACGCGAAAGCTCTTTTTGACTGTTTAGAAAAAATTTACGAAGAAGAGAGCAAAAGAATTGGAAGTGAGACTTTTAATTACTGGAGAAATGCCATTAGATGA
- a CDS encoding queuosine precursor transporter has translation MSSSGLQPSELPQTSPSGAKYSPWFLLIVTVFVTCLITSNIIAVKLINVFGFVLTAGIVIFPISYICGDVLTEVYGYRQARRVIWLGFLCNLIATGTIWITLLLPPASFWDGQDAYARILGYTPRLLLASFLAYLVGEFANSFVLAKMKIATRGRFLWARTIGSTLVGQALDSLVFVTLAFAGTIPPLGLVSAIVTQWLAKSLYEAAATPLTYWVVNFLKQQERVDTYDYNTRFNPLSLSE, from the coding sequence ATGTCATCATCCGGTTTACAACCCAGTGAGTTGCCGCAAACTTCCCCATCTGGGGCTAAATATTCTCCTTGGTTTTTATTAATTGTTACTGTTTTTGTAACTTGTTTAATTACCTCCAACATCATCGCTGTTAAGCTGATTAATGTGTTTGGATTTGTCCTAACGGCAGGGATTGTAATTTTCCCAATTAGCTACATTTGCGGGGATGTTTTAACTGAAGTTTACGGCTACCGGCAAGCGCGACGGGTGATTTGGTTGGGCTTTTTATGCAACCTGATCGCCACCGGCACGATTTGGATCACTTTGTTGTTGCCACCGGCATCGTTTTGGGATGGACAAGATGCCTATGCACGTATTCTAGGTTACACGCCTCGACTACTGCTAGCCTCGTTCTTGGCTTATTTAGTTGGTGAGTTTGCCAATTCTTTTGTCTTAGCCAAAATGAAAATAGCAACCAGAGGGCGGTTTTTGTGGGCGCGAACCATTGGCTCAACGCTGGTGGGGCAGGCGTTAGACTCGCTGGTATTTGTCACGCTGGCTTTTGCCGGCACGATTCCGCCTTTGGGGCTAGTTTCAGCTATTGTTACCCAGTGGCTTGCTAAATCGCTTTATGAAGCTGCTGCAACGCCTTTAACTTACTGGGTGGTGAATTTTCTCAAGCAGCAAGAGCGGGTAGATACCTACGATTACAATACGCGATTTAATCCACTGTCATTGTCGGAATAA
- a CDS encoding PAS domain S-box protein, with protein sequence MNLSPRLLLIDENPNDGVLALCLLEKEFANLQVKQLSNAEDFYQVLEEFDFDLVITEGRLREIEGRQILKTVKNRFPNCPIIVFTGSGSEELAVEFIKAGADDYITKSPNSYSRLTIAVRSALEDSKQQRAQQETESVYRSLFERVPVGLYRTAPCGQILDANPALVQMLGYPSRETLLAVNAGNFLINSKTLGRWQVLMEREGIVRDFEAQVRRYDGTAIWIKNSVRAVKDPQDQLLYYEGAIEDVTSRVQAQDALKFSEQRFRLAIQHSPIAVFNQDQNLRYTWIQNPQTGYSVGEFLGQTDIDLFAPPDAQRLHEIKRKVLETGIGLREEVRVSLLDGQAFYYDLIVEPLRDYHGKLVGITGAAMEINERRQVAEEREQLLQEIDEQRRLFQMVVDNVPAGIAVLDGRDLRIKWANQTYGQFLEEPFCNTDITGVRLQDYLPAAEENGLADIFRRTAATREAHIDPEYEMEGFARGITYWRWSLLPLLSLGQETPDLMVLAIEITEQVSARKQLEELATQTEASLAQLQAILAGMTEGLVIADLNGKVLEMNPAALRLHGFENLEECQRHLYELYPIFDVFDLNGKALVMEEWPLARVVGGETFSKLEVQVQRRDTGSVWIGSYAGTQVRNYAGESILAILTVRDITAQKQVEAERSKLLSEQRRQREFLETLVENAPIGIAAVQGADHRYILANPTYNAIPRVLDRSVVGQTVAEVFPASAARSAGVFIEDVYRTGKSVIVRNYQICAGSQGGQTYWNIDHVPLFGLEGQVESVLILAQEVTETVLIQRRLAFLSDASALLAASLDCEISLANVARLALLHLADWCTVDLLDENQSMRRMAVVHQNPEKEQLLQDYASELQATLGVAQVLSTGKARIWAEATDWARQPEIGKAGDRVLVTPLNIKSAMCVPLTARGRTLGAICFVSAESGRQYGMADLTLAEELGRRAAFAVDNARLYREAEEANRMKDEFLATLSHELRTPLSAIFGWARLLRGGQLDAATSARAFEAIERNARAQTQLIEDLLDVSRIIRGQLQLNVEPVNLTAVIAAANDAVLLAAEAKGIELSSVVDPTVEIFFGDPDRLQQVIWNLLSNAIKFTPKGGRVRVTLECVVDSRTGRPYVQIQVSDTGKGIPPAFLPFVFERFRQADSTSIRLHGGLGLGLAIVRNLVELHGGTVSVDSAGEGQGATFTVQLPLIGNYDAAEVGKTGYWGSEGESECQVPLTASSASPASEAPLPLEGLRALVVDDEADALEVLTAALEQYGAQVSAVTSAGEALVEIERLWPDILISDIAMPRQDGYALIQKVRALEEERALKGEEIASVPAVALTAYAREQDREQALSAGFQIHLAKPIEPVKLVEIVAQLTGRTL encoded by the coding sequence ATGAATTTATCTCCGCGCTTGTTGCTGATTGACGAGAACCCAAATGACGGTGTTTTAGCACTATGCCTGCTGGAAAAGGAATTTGCGAACCTTCAGGTCAAACAACTTAGCAATGCCGAAGACTTTTACCAAGTGCTGGAAGAATTTGACTTTGACTTGGTAATTACCGAGGGTAGGCTGCGCGAGATCGAGGGCCGGCAAATTCTCAAAACCGTAAAAAATCGCTTCCCCAACTGTCCGATTATCGTATTCACCGGCAGCGGGAGTGAAGAACTTGCGGTAGAGTTCATCAAAGCCGGGGCGGATGATTATATTACAAAATCGCCTAATTCCTACAGCCGGTTAACAATCGCAGTGCGCTCGGCGTTAGAAGATTCAAAACAGCAGCGGGCGCAACAAGAAACCGAAAGCGTGTATCGCAGCTTATTTGAGCGCGTGCCGGTGGGATTGTACCGCACTGCCCCCTGTGGGCAAATCCTCGATGCCAACCCAGCACTGGTGCAAATGCTAGGCTATCCCAGCCGGGAAACCCTGCTAGCCGTCAATGCCGGCAATTTCCTGATCAACTCCAAAACCCTTGGGCGCTGGCAAGTTTTGATGGAACGTGAGGGCATCGTTCGGGATTTTGAAGCCCAAGTGCGCCGGTATGATGGCACAGCGATTTGGATAAAAAACAGTGTCCGAGCCGTTAAAGATCCTCAAGATCAACTCCTCTACTATGAGGGAGCTATCGAGGATGTGACCTCACGCGTACAAGCACAAGACGCCCTCAAATTCAGTGAACAGCGATTCCGCCTCGCCATCCAACACTCACCCATTGCCGTCTTCAATCAAGACCAAAACTTGCGCTACACCTGGATTCAAAACCCGCAGACGGGGTACTCTGTCGGGGAATTTTTGGGACAGACGGATATCGATTTGTTTGCACCACCCGACGCCCAACGCCTCCACGAAATTAAGCGCAAAGTCCTTGAAACCGGCATCGGGTTGCGAGAAGAAGTCCGTGTATCTCTACTCGACGGACAGGCTTTTTACTATGACTTAATCGTTGAACCCCTGCGCGATTATCATGGCAAGCTCGTTGGAATCACCGGCGCAGCAATGGAAATCAACGAACGCCGGCAGGTGGCAGAAGAACGGGAACAACTGCTACAAGAAATTGATGAACAGCGCCGACTGTTTCAAATGGTCGTCGATAACGTACCTGCCGGCATCGCCGTACTTGATGGCAGGGATTTACGAATCAAATGGGCTAACCAGACTTACGGGCAATTTTTAGAAGAACCTTTTTGCAACACAGATATCACCGGCGTCCGCCTGCAAGATTACCTCCCCGCTGCCGAAGAAAATGGCTTGGCCGATATTTTCCGCCGCACAGCTGCCACAAGGGAAGCCCACATCGACCCAGAATACGAAATGGAGGGCTTTGCGCGGGGTATCACCTATTGGCGCTGGTCGCTGCTGCCCCTGTTGTCGCTAGGGCAAGAGACTCCCGATCTGATGGTATTGGCCATAGAAATTACCGAGCAGGTATCAGCCCGCAAACAACTGGAAGAACTCGCCACACAAACTGAAGCCAGCCTCGCTCAACTCCAAGCCATCCTCGCCGGCATGACAGAGGGGTTAGTCATCGCCGATCTCAACGGGAAAGTTTTAGAAATGAATCCCGCCGCCTTGCGCCTGCATGGCTTCGAGAACTTAGAAGAGTGTCAGCGACACCTGTACGAGTTGTACCCAATCTTTGATGTGTTTGACCTGAATGGGAAAGCACTGGTAATGGAAGAGTGGCCCTTAGCGCGAGTTGTAGGAGGAGAAACTTTTTCCAAACTAGAAGTGCAAGTGCAGCGCAGAGACACCGGCAGCGTCTGGATCGGCTCCTACGCAGGCACACAGGTGCGGAATTATGCCGGTGAGAGCATTTTGGCAATTTTGACGGTGCGAGACATCACCGCCCAAAAACAAGTAGAGGCAGAACGCTCCAAGCTGCTGAGCGAACAGCGCCGGCAGCGCGAATTTTTGGAAACCTTGGTAGAAAACGCCCCCATTGGCATTGCGGCAGTCCAAGGTGCTGACCATCGTTACATTTTGGCTAACCCAACCTATAACGCCATTCCCCGCGTGCTAGATCGCTCAGTCGTGGGTCAGACTGTGGCTGAAGTTTTCCCGGCGTCTGCCGCCAGAAGCGCCGGGGTGTTCATCGAAGACGTTTACCGCACCGGCAAGAGCGTGATCGTCCGTAATTACCAAATTTGTGCCGGTTCCCAAGGCGGGCAAACCTACTGGAACATCGATCACGTCCCCCTGTTTGGGCTTGAGGGCCAAGTCGAGTCTGTCCTGATTTTGGCTCAAGAAGTCACAGAGACAGTGCTAATCCAAAGAAGACTCGCGTTTTTGTCTGACGCCAGTGCCCTTCTTGCTGCTTCTCTAGATTGTGAAATCAGCCTCGCCAATGTCGCCCGTCTGGCGCTACTTCATCTCGCCGACTGGTGTACCGTCGATCTGTTGGATGAAAACCAGTCGATGCGGCGCATGGCGGTGGTGCATCAGAACCCAGAGAAGGAGCAGTTGCTTCAAGACTATGCCAGCGAGTTGCAAGCAACCCTCGGTGTTGCCCAAGTATTAAGCACCGGCAAGGCGCGGATTTGGGCGGAGGCGACAGACTGGGCGCGTCAACCAGAAATTGGCAAGGCGGGCGACCGGGTTTTAGTCACGCCATTGAACATCAAATCTGCGATGTGCGTCCCCTTAACGGCCCGTGGGCGAACCCTAGGTGCGATCTGCTTTGTTTCCGCAGAATCAGGCCGGCAATACGGTATGGCTGACTTGACGCTGGCTGAAGAGTTGGGCCGTCGTGCTGCCTTTGCGGTGGATAATGCAAGGCTTTACCGCGAGGCAGAGGAAGCGAACCGGATGAAAGATGAGTTTCTAGCCACACTTTCCCACGAGTTGCGGACACCCCTAAGCGCGATTTTTGGCTGGGCACGGCTGCTGCGAGGCGGCCAGTTGGACGCAGCAACCAGTGCTCGCGCTTTTGAGGCGATTGAGCGCAATGCACGGGCGCAAACCCAGTTGATTGAGGATTTGCTGGATGTGTCGCGAATAATTCGCGGTCAACTTCAGCTGAATGTTGAGCCGGTGAATCTCACTGCCGTAATCGCAGCCGCCAACGACGCAGTGCTGCTAGCGGCTGAGGCTAAAGGAATTGAACTTTCCTCAGTCGTCGATCCTACAGTTGAGATTTTCTTTGGCGATCCAGACCGGCTACAGCAAGTTATTTGGAATCTGCTGTCTAATGCGATCAAGTTTACCCCCAAAGGCGGACGTGTTAGGGTGACGCTTGAATGCGTTGTGGACTCCCGAACAGGTCGCCCCTACGTCCAGATTCAAGTCAGTGACACCGGCAAGGGCATTCCCCCAGCGTTTCTGCCTTTTGTTTTTGAACGCTTCAGACAGGCAGACAGCACCAGTATTCGGCTTCACGGGGGTTTGGGTTTGGGTTTAGCAATTGTGCGTAATTTGGTGGAACTGCATGGCGGAACCGTTAGCGTAGACAGTGCCGGCGAGGGGCAGGGGGCAACATTTACGGTGCAGTTGCCACTGATAGGTAATTATGATGCAGCAGAAGTTGGCAAAACCGGCTATTGGGGCAGTGAAGGCGAGAGTGAGTGCCAAGTTCCACTCACTGCTTCCTCTGCTTCCCCTGCTTCTGAAGCGCCTCTGCCTCTAGAGGGTTTGCGAGCACTGGTTGTTGATGATGAAGCCGATGCCCTTGAGGTTTTGACGGCGGCGTTGGAACAGTATGGTGCTCAGGTGAGTGCAGTTACCAGTGCCGGTGAGGCGCTGGTTGAGATTGAGCGGTTGTGGCCTGATATCCTGATCAGTGATATTGCAATGCCGAGACAGGACGGTTATGCGCTGATTCAAAAAGTGAGGGCGCTTGAAGAAGAACGCGCTTTGAAGGGTGAGGAAATTGCATCGGTGCCGGCTGTGGCACTCACCGCCTACGCCCGCGAACAAGATCGGGAACAAGCGCTTTCAGCCGGCTTCCAAATTCACTTAGCTAAGCCGATTGAGCCGGTTAAGTTAGTAGAAATTGTCGCTCAGCTAACCGGACGAACTTTATAA